Proteins encoded by one window of Chondromyces crocatus:
- a CDS encoding c-type cytochrome, producing MLRNACLTRRLAVWTLLAVAGCGGGEKDPNTSGSVGPEFHIVHGAPEFNDDEPASEEHPVDGYASAMASNGALLTAGTTKAVYEITTGGPSRLAIVGGGPGLPSETGPIRAMTPYKDGVLVAAERGWFFTAGGALQPSAPSAELAALTITGMTTRIADEDENDEPESHLAIVATEGAYELGEEDTVRWTIEGETGAPTAMLAQRHRIVIAYGRRVYEVVKASGKAFPLQNDVGHVTAIACDSLACGDGSLLYFASDAGLVERAPNGSYTVYTLAPEGEPAVPVEAFALDTTRQRLYALAGSHVLRIRSGERPDAVAQAESPGQPRRMAVDKFGDVWTGARVTLRKLALGTPLSFATDVRPIMHEYCAGCHGDKAQGAPPMALESYDAMVDLIDIVLERVTNGSMPPPGYEKKLPNEKIQILVDWAVTRTR from the coding sequence GTGCTCCGAAATGCATGCCTGACACGCAGACTCGCCGTCTGGACGCTGCTGGCCGTCGCTGGATGCGGCGGGGGCGAGAAGGACCCGAATACGAGCGGGAGCGTCGGACCGGAATTTCACATCGTCCACGGTGCGCCTGAGTTCAATGATGACGAGCCGGCGAGTGAAGAGCACCCGGTCGACGGCTATGCCTCGGCCATGGCGTCGAATGGCGCCCTGCTGACGGCCGGCACCACCAAGGCCGTCTATGAAATCACCACCGGAGGACCCAGCCGGCTCGCCATCGTCGGTGGTGGCCCGGGGCTACCCAGCGAGACCGGCCCGATCCGGGCAATGACTCCTTACAAGGACGGCGTCCTGGTCGCAGCCGAGCGCGGATGGTTCTTCACCGCTGGCGGCGCTCTCCAGCCCTCGGCTCCTTCCGCCGAGCTCGCCGCGCTCACCATCACCGGGATGACCACCCGCATTGCCGACGAGGACGAGAACGACGAGCCAGAAAGCCACCTCGCCATCGTCGCGACCGAAGGCGCCTACGAGCTCGGCGAAGAGGACACCGTGCGCTGGACCATCGAGGGCGAGACCGGAGCCCCCACCGCCATGCTGGCTCAGCGCCATCGCATCGTCATCGCCTATGGCCGCCGGGTGTACGAGGTCGTGAAGGCGAGCGGCAAGGCGTTCCCCCTCCAGAACGACGTCGGCCACGTGACGGCCATCGCCTGCGACAGCCTCGCGTGCGGCGATGGGTCGCTCCTCTACTTTGCCTCCGACGCAGGCCTCGTGGAGCGCGCTCCGAACGGGAGCTACACCGTCTACACCCTCGCCCCCGAGGGAGAGCCCGCCGTGCCCGTGGAGGCGTTCGCCCTCGACACCACACGGCAACGCCTCTACGCGCTCGCAGGTTCGCACGTGCTGCGCATCCGCTCGGGTGAGCGCCCGGACGCCGTGGCTCAGGCCGAGTCCCCCGGGCAGCCGCGACGCATGGCCGTCGACAAGTTCGGCGACGTCTGGACCGGAGCGCGCGTCACCTTGCGCAAGCTCGCGCTCGGCACCCCCCTGAGCTTCGCGACCGACGTGCGCCCGATCATGCACGAGTACTGCGCCGGCTGTCATGGCGACAAGGCGCAAGGGGCTCCGCCGATGGCCCTCGAGTCCTATGACGCGATGGTCGATCTCATCGATATCGTCCTCGAGCGCGTCACCAACGGCTCCATGCCACCCCCTGGCTACGAGAAGAAGCTCCCGAACGAGAAGATCCAGATCCTGGTCGACTGGGCCGTCACTCGAACACGCTGA
- a CDS encoding helix-turn-helix domain-containing protein, which produces MSSPFDPLRPPVPPTLPPPPGEEDDELTLPGNYEFQGELPAFSAPRTRRVIAVGGGRGGVGKTTLTVNLAVYFAQLGREVVVIDTDPFSTGLHGALGLESPPLVSRTDVEEGRAEPVATTVPGLRLVPTAFDALSATPVRPSRAAYWMKLIQELNVDYVLINLGPSMSSSTIDLYLWADVGISVTMPEPLAVEHTYRFYRALYQRTLRRALMKERFKLRLVEKVASSLPPLSTPKDFIAEVKRFDENVAALATAQLPRINPRLVVSQTRVRADLELGQAMSNVSERFLGISMDYLGHVEHDDSVWLTIRHRQPLLVESPTSRAARNVERVARRILALLAARDSRPADNQERAIVNVRPPMPPTLYDALGVARTAADDEIRRAYKRQRDIFREGSLPVATVLRKETLTREQSRIEEAHDTLLDPVRRRAYDLSTYSDDPRRVGQSRVESAAAAAELAMLQAELSREINPETQFDGALLRKVRESQGIELSDVAQRTKISITHLSALENEAVGDLPATVYVQGFVREIAKYLKLDPTQVSKTYMRRLRELSAGTRSKNG; this is translated from the coding sequence TTGTCGTCCCCGTTCGATCCCCTCCGCCCGCCCGTCCCTCCGACGCTCCCGCCGCCCCCAGGCGAAGAGGACGACGAGCTGACGCTGCCCGGAAACTACGAGTTCCAGGGAGAACTCCCCGCCTTCAGCGCCCCCCGCACCCGCCGCGTCATCGCCGTCGGCGGTGGCCGAGGTGGCGTGGGCAAGACCACGCTCACCGTCAACCTCGCCGTGTACTTCGCCCAGCTCGGGCGCGAGGTCGTGGTCATCGACACCGACCCGTTCAGCACCGGCCTGCACGGCGCCCTCGGCCTGGAGTCGCCGCCGCTCGTGAGCCGCACCGACGTCGAGGAGGGCCGCGCCGAGCCCGTCGCGACCACCGTCCCCGGGCTCCGGCTCGTGCCCACGGCCTTCGACGCCCTCAGCGCCACGCCCGTCCGACCGAGCCGCGCCGCGTACTGGATGAAGCTCATCCAGGAACTGAACGTGGACTACGTGCTGATCAACCTCGGCCCGTCGATGAGCTCCTCCACCATCGACCTCTACCTCTGGGCCGACGTGGGCATCTCGGTGACCATGCCCGAGCCGCTCGCCGTCGAGCACACCTACCGCTTCTACCGCGCGCTCTACCAGCGCACGCTCCGCCGCGCGCTCATGAAGGAGCGCTTCAAGCTGCGCCTCGTCGAGAAGGTCGCCTCGTCTCTCCCCCCGCTCTCCACACCGAAGGACTTCATCGCCGAGGTGAAGCGCTTCGACGAGAACGTCGCCGCGCTCGCCACCGCGCAGCTCCCCCGCATCAACCCGCGCCTCGTGGTCAGCCAGACCCGCGTCCGCGCCGACCTCGAGCTCGGCCAGGCGATGAGCAACGTCTCCGAACGCTTCCTCGGCATCTCGATGGACTACCTCGGTCACGTCGAGCACGACGACTCCGTGTGGTTGACCATCCGCCACCGCCAGCCCCTCCTCGTCGAGAGCCCCACCTCGCGCGCCGCACGCAACGTCGAGCGTGTGGCCCGGCGCATCCTCGCGCTGCTCGCCGCGCGCGACAGCCGCCCTGCCGACAACCAGGAGCGCGCCATCGTCAACGTCCGGCCGCCCATGCCCCCTACCCTCTATGACGCGCTCGGCGTCGCCCGCACCGCCGCCGACGACGAGATCCGGCGCGCCTACAAGCGCCAGCGCGACATCTTCCGCGAAGGCAGCCTCCCGGTCGCCACCGTGCTGCGCAAGGAGACGCTGACCCGCGAGCAGTCCCGCATCGAGGAGGCGCACGACACCCTGCTCGATCCGGTGCGCCGCCGTGCGTACGACCTCTCCACCTACTCGGACGATCCCCGCCGCGTCGGCCAGAGCCGCGTGGAGAGCGCCGCCGCCGCCGCCGAGCTGGCCATGCTCCAGGCCGAGCTGTCCCGCGAGATCAACCCCGAGACGCAGTTCGACGGCGCCTTGCTCCGCAAGGTGCGCGAGTCGCAGGGCATCGAGCTGAGCGACGTCGCGCAGCGCACGAAGATCTCCATCACCCACCTGAGCGCCCTCGAAAACGAGGCGGTCGGCGATCTCCCCGCCACCGTGTACGTGCAGGGCTTCGTGCGTGAGATCGCCAAGTACCTCAAGCTCGATCCCACCCAGGTCTCGAAGACGTACATGCGCCGCCTGCGCGAGCTTTCCGCTGGCACCCGCTCGAAGAATGGCTGA
- the tesB gene encoding acyl-CoA thioesterase II yields the protein MSTVLQELVQQLALERLEEDLFRGQSHDIGSGRVFGGQVLGQALSAAVQTVPAERQVHSLHAYFLRPGDVRRPILYEVDRIRDGASFTTRRVVAIQGGKPIFHLAASFQTVEQGFEHQDPMPEVPAPEELPTEQELVSSVANRLPRPLRERALAERPFILRPLDPDTDLFLPEPRPPRRTAWLKAAAPLPDDPGLHRYLLLYASDYAFITTALRPHGVTWLSPGMQVASLDHAMWFHQPFRVDEWLLYVMESPTAHGARGIVRGRIFSRDGRLVASTVQEGLIRQHAQQP from the coding sequence GTGTCCACCGTGCTCCAGGAGCTGGTCCAGCAGCTCGCCCTCGAACGACTCGAAGAAGACCTGTTCCGTGGCCAGAGCCACGACATCGGCTCCGGCCGCGTCTTCGGCGGCCAGGTGCTCGGCCAGGCGCTCTCCGCGGCGGTGCAGACCGTCCCTGCCGAGCGCCAGGTCCACTCGCTCCACGCCTACTTCCTGCGCCCTGGCGACGTGCGCCGTCCCATCCTCTACGAGGTCGATCGCATCCGCGACGGCGCCTCGTTCACCACGCGGCGGGTCGTCGCCATCCAGGGCGGCAAGCCCATCTTCCACCTGGCCGCCTCGTTCCAGACCGTCGAGCAAGGCTTCGAGCACCAGGATCCCATGCCGGAGGTCCCCGCCCCAGAGGAGCTGCCCACGGAGCAAGAGCTGGTCAGCTCCGTGGCGAACCGGCTCCCGCGCCCGCTCCGCGAGCGCGCGCTCGCCGAGCGGCCCTTCATCCTCCGACCCCTCGACCCCGACACCGATCTCTTCCTGCCCGAGCCTCGCCCCCCGCGCCGCACGGCGTGGTTGAAGGCCGCAGCGCCGCTCCCGGACGATCCGGGCCTCCACCGCTACCTGCTCCTTTACGCTTCGGACTACGCGTTCATCACCACGGCCCTGCGCCCACACGGCGTCACCTGGCTCTCGCCGGGCATGCAGGTCGCGAGCCTCGACCACGCCATGTGGTTCCACCAGCCCTTCCGGGTCGACGAGTGGTTGCTCTACGTCATGGAGAGCCCCACCGCACACGGCGCGCGCGGCATCGTGCGCGGCCGCATCTTCTCCAGGGACGGCCGCCTCGTCGCCTCCACGGTGCAGGAGGGCCTCATCCGTCAGCACGCCCAGCAGCCCTGA
- a CDS encoding DUF1015 family protein, which translates to MAIVRPFSAYRPPQALASDVASPPYDVINTAEARALAEGNPHSFLHVTRPEIDLPEGIDEHADEVYARGADNLTQLIAHGSLTQDPEPHLYLYAQKMGNHRQIGVVGCASVDEYEREIIKKHEKTRPDKEDDRTRHIDELSAHDEPVFLTYRADEGIDRLVAEAVAGMPIYDFTTPDGVEHRLWVLGRELSAALEARFLEIPTLYVADGHHRSAAAARVHRKLRGDGREHDVFLAVVFPHDQMQILPYNRVVRDREGRGPEALLAALQERLDVTPADSGEAAAPTGPKSFGIYLGGRWYAAKVRAGSYDAADPVASLDCSICQDQILGPVFGVEDPRRDKHVDFVGGIRGIKELQRRVDSGEMSLAVHLYPTQIEELFAVSDASLLMPPKSTWFEPKLRSGLFVHAF; encoded by the coding sequence GTGGCCATCGTTCGACCTTTCAGCGCCTATCGACCTCCGCAAGCCCTCGCTTCGGACGTGGCGAGTCCGCCTTACGACGTGATCAACACGGCCGAGGCACGCGCGCTCGCCGAGGGCAATCCGCACAGCTTTCTCCACGTCACGCGGCCCGAGATCGACTTGCCGGAGGGCATCGACGAGCACGCTGACGAAGTCTACGCGCGCGGTGCGGACAACCTCACACAACTCATCGCACACGGGAGCCTGACGCAGGACCCGGAGCCACACCTCTACCTGTATGCCCAGAAGATGGGAAACCACCGGCAGATCGGCGTGGTGGGGTGTGCGTCTGTGGACGAGTACGAGCGCGAGATCATCAAGAAGCACGAGAAGACGCGTCCCGACAAAGAGGATGATCGGACCCGCCACATCGATGAGCTTTCGGCGCACGACGAGCCGGTGTTCCTGACCTACCGCGCAGACGAGGGCATCGATCGTCTCGTGGCCGAAGCCGTGGCGGGAATGCCCATCTACGATTTCACCACGCCCGACGGGGTGGAGCACCGCCTGTGGGTGCTCGGGCGCGAACTCTCGGCGGCACTCGAAGCGCGCTTCCTGGAGATCCCGACGCTGTACGTCGCCGATGGGCATCACCGGAGCGCAGCGGCCGCGCGGGTCCACCGGAAGCTTCGTGGCGATGGCCGAGAGCACGACGTCTTCCTCGCCGTGGTGTTCCCGCACGATCAGATGCAGATCCTGCCGTACAACCGGGTGGTGCGTGATCGCGAGGGACGCGGCCCCGAAGCACTGCTCGCGGCGCTCCAGGAGCGGCTCGACGTGACCCCGGCCGACAGCGGTGAGGCGGCGGCGCCGACGGGGCCGAAGTCCTTCGGGATCTACCTCGGTGGGCGCTGGTACGCCGCGAAGGTGCGCGCCGGGAGCTACGACGCCGCTGATCCGGTGGCGTCACTCGACTGTTCCATCTGTCAGGATCAGATCCTGGGCCCCGTCTTCGGCGTCGAGGATCCGCGGCGGGACAAGCACGTGGATTTCGTTGGCGGCATCCGAGGGATCAAGGAGCTTCAGCGGAGGGTGGACAGCGGAGAGATGTCGCTGGCCGTGCACCTGTACCCGACGCAGATCGAGGAGCTGTTCGCGGTGAGCGACGCGAGCCTGCTCATGCCGCCAAAGAGCACGTGGTTCGAGCCCAAGCTCCGCAGCGGGCTCTTCGTCCACGCCTTCTAG
- a CDS encoding DUF1501 domain-containing protein has translation MSHKGKVSRRAALGALGLGAGTLLLDGLLGLRHARADVSDPDNAPLLVMCEFVSGWDTLYCLDPRNHHDFGEPAGGIYTGFDLVTDAQTKNVIEATGGTGLVRPPGSNVIYGPTMSKLAEEHFEDLCVVRGVNMGTLTHEVGRRYFLTGKFPRGLAASGSSLETWWAAASGTLDHHEIPNLVAGGAETYNEGLTPLASGLRVPGYNEMLQVLRPLNASVALDGKVEQAAAKFHHTNSCVHQQLDAQGHLKTHLSAWGSAQTLANGGLWKHFDFKANPPAGSQLEKLYQAFNVDPTNPAAALSGRPRGQAALAAQALVNRISQVVLLRLVNVTDAHFDDDWPSNHPARQRQGFDAVSELITYLQTTEDKNGKSFWDRTTLLCFSEFARTPRINQQGGRDHHLASACLVAGNGIRGNRLVGATKDTNYDARPVNLETGAPDDEMGTVMKPSDVHATLLHAAGLPFDHISNQEPKIIKAMMTNP, from the coding sequence ATGAGCCACAAGGGCAAGGTCTCTCGCCGCGCGGCGCTCGGAGCGCTCGGGCTCGGGGCAGGTACGCTGCTCCTCGACGGTCTGCTCGGGCTGCGCCACGCGCGCGCCGACGTGAGCGATCCGGACAACGCGCCGCTGCTCGTGATGTGCGAGTTCGTCAGCGGCTGGGACACGCTTTACTGCCTGGATCCGCGGAACCACCACGATTTCGGTGAGCCGGCGGGCGGGATCTACACGGGCTTCGACCTCGTCACGGACGCGCAGACCAAGAACGTCATCGAGGCGACGGGGGGAACGGGGCTCGTTCGGCCGCCCGGGAGCAACGTGATCTACGGGCCCACGATGAGCAAGCTCGCGGAGGAGCACTTCGAGGACCTGTGCGTGGTGCGCGGGGTGAACATGGGGACGCTGACCCACGAGGTGGGGCGGCGTTACTTCCTGACCGGGAAGTTCCCGCGGGGGCTGGCCGCGTCGGGAAGTTCGCTGGAGACGTGGTGGGCTGCGGCTTCGGGGACCCTCGATCACCACGAGATCCCGAACCTCGTGGCCGGCGGGGCAGAGACGTACAACGAGGGGCTGACGCCGCTGGCGAGCGGGCTGCGGGTGCCGGGCTACAACGAGATGCTGCAGGTGCTGCGGCCGCTGAACGCCTCGGTGGCGCTGGACGGGAAGGTGGAGCAGGCGGCGGCGAAGTTCCATCACACGAACTCGTGCGTGCACCAGCAGCTCGACGCGCAAGGGCACCTGAAGACGCACCTGTCGGCGTGGGGGTCGGCGCAGACGCTGGCGAACGGGGGGCTGTGGAAGCACTTCGATTTCAAGGCGAACCCGCCCGCGGGGAGCCAGCTCGAGAAGCTGTACCAGGCCTTCAACGTCGACCCCACGAACCCGGCTGCGGCGCTCTCGGGGCGGCCGCGTGGGCAAGCGGCGCTCGCTGCGCAGGCGCTGGTGAACCGCATCTCCCAGGTGGTGCTGCTCCGGCTGGTGAACGTGACCGACGCGCACTTCGACGACGACTGGCCTTCGAACCATCCGGCGCGTCAGCGGCAAGGGTTCGACGCGGTGAGCGAGCTGATCACGTACCTCCAGACGACGGAGGACAAGAACGGGAAGTCCTTCTGGGACAGGACCACGCTGCTCTGCTTCTCCGAGTTCGCGCGCACGCCGCGCATCAACCAGCAGGGCGGGCGTGATCACCACCTGGCCTCGGCGTGCCTCGTCGCCGGCAACGGCATCCGCGGCAACCGGCTGGTGGGCGCGACCAAGGACACGAACTACGACGCGCGGCCCGTGAACCTGGAGACGGGCGCCCCCGACGACGAGATGGGGACGGTGATGAAGCCGTCGGATGTGCACGCGACGCTGCTGCACGCGGCCGGGTTGCCGTTCGATCACATCTCCAATCAAGAGCCGAAGATCATCAAGGCGATGATGACGAACCCCTGA